One genomic region from Streptomyces sp. NBC_00457 encodes:
- a CDS encoding bifunctional nuclease family protein yields MNELDVVGVRVEMPSNQPIVLLREVGGDRYLPIWIGPGEATAIAFAQQGMAPARPLTHDLFKDVLEAVGQELTEVRITDLREGVFYAELVFASGVEVSARPSDAIALALRTGTPIYGSDGVLDDAGIAIPDEQEDEVEKFREFLDQISPEDFGTSSQ; encoded by the coding sequence GTGAACGAGCTCGATGTCGTAGGTGTCCGGGTCGAAATGCCCTCCAACCAACCGATCGTGCTCCTGCGCGAAGTGGGAGGCGACCGTTACCTCCCCATCTGGATCGGGCCGGGGGAGGCGACGGCCATCGCTTTCGCCCAGCAGGGCATGGCCCCCGCACGACCGCTGACCCACGACCTGTTCAAGGACGTGCTGGAGGCCGTCGGCCAGGAGCTCACCGAAGTGCGCATCACGGATCTGCGTGAGGGCGTCTTCTACGCCGAGCTGGTCTTCGCCAGCGGCGTCGAGGTGAGCGCCCGCCCGTCCGATGCCATAGCGCTGGCCCTGCGCACCGGAACGCCGATCTACGGCAGCGACGGTGTGCTCGACGACGCGGGGATCGCGATCCCGGACGAGCAGGAGGACGAGGTGGAGAAGTTCCGCGAGTTCCTCGACCAGATCTCGCCCGAGGACTTCGGCACCAGCAGCCAGTGA